A single genomic interval of Hevea brasiliensis isolate MT/VB/25A 57/8 chromosome 4, ASM3005281v1, whole genome shotgun sequence harbors:
- the LOC110673214 gene encoding uncharacterized protein LOC110673214 isoform X4 → MTPLYFLQAEEMKNAVDISCLQREDPSNNKDGPGLEVAQNDQKEPTGSFTNVGDGNHAFGMEIVLASEIHGVKECEAHDTKMQNAGKGHAESTSVFGKECKNTIVMSPPGIFPLGKLESTAENDLEIPLGENVYGLTTKIVTLESADRVENNTQLDDELPPTDKTLVVKQSPTNSTIKRDKKGKCKALSDGDANEMTLNEEDGSHESVESCNSTGLFSTGKRGWNFEQQLIVGSKRVKRQIQEGPSSSSIITQDSSFMNWISNMMKGFSKSSEGEVPSLSPTLANCNHGHENPDQDLITCNRNKDPGCRTIGFQSIFQSLYCRKTTTQEAAALNVDHPTEGLKEHELDNKICDLNATPIACRMVTGNVYKRFLPSNDRFNESASGNQASPVINSKDLSMNFADIQENNRSNSTVNKNSCNLATDNEKDGTGSNSSQGKHKTYSIEKIDSEPPFEGKIACKFGHKGDPLESLLIARFSPKKSGPLLNQDPSKRSTGEALDCSSDGRRQKPQMLNPLVSFDEHENEEPQHEGNSGTATDSSFGSSKIKGLHDEKSMYKLKPIIPAPRFKNSEAMASVFAGRLDALNHFAPSDEPAHAIMTCLFCGIKGHHLQECSGITDTELEDLLRNINSYNGVKELTCVCIRCFQLNHWAVACPGACSRVRNQAECDASLVNQCGPSKMEFNARNEDNTRIKDTTAGPLAVCDRNDSAMEKNLNLTWKLNEAVNSGKIKLNVKFVGKEIASSSREKKLKENLLAPLCESGKGQISEVPKGIFDAIRKLRLSRTDILKWTNSHMPLPHLDGFFLRLRLGKWKEGLGETGYYVACIIGAQMESSPHKSKKSIGVNLGGIKCLVESQYVSNHDFLEDELVAWWAATSRSGGKLPSKEDLRLKVEEKKMLGF, encoded by the exons ATGACTCCGCTATATTTCCTACAG GCGGAGGAAATGAAAAATGCAGTGGACATTTCTTGTCTACAGAGGGAGGATCCAAGCAATAATAAAG ACGGGCCTGGGCTGGAAGTGGCACAAAATGATCAAAAGGAACCTACTGGCAGCTTTACAAATGTCGGTGATGGAAATCATGCATTTGGAATGGAAATTGTTTTGGCCTCTGAAATTCATGGCGTGAAAGAATGTGAAGCTCACGATACTAAAATGCAGAATGCAGGAAAAGGACACGCGGAATCAACTTCAGTTTTCGGAAAAGAATGCAAAAATACAATTGTCATGAGCCCTCCTGGAATTTTTCCTTTGGGAAAATTGGAGTCAACTGCTGAGAATGATTTAGAAATTCCACTTGGTGAAAATGTTTATGGTCTGACAACTAAGATTGTAACATTGGAATCTGCTGATAGAGTTGAAAATAACACTCAGCTGGATGATGAGTTACCACCTACAGACAAGACTCTGGTAGTTAAACAGTCTCCCACTAACAGCACAATCAAAAGGGATAAGAAAGGCAAGTGTAAGGCCTTATCTGATGGAGATGCAAATGAAATGACGTTGAATGAGGAGGATGGAAGCCATGAGAGTGTTGAAAGCTGTAACAGCACTGGGCTATTTTCAACAGGAAAACGGGGATGGAACTTTGAGCAACAATTGATTGTAGGAAGCAAAAGAGTAAAAAGGCAAATCCAAGAAGGTCCCAGTTCTTCATCAATCATTACACAAGATAGCTCATTCATGAATTGGATCTCAAACATGATGAAGGGTTTCTCGAAATCAAGTGAAGGTGAGGTACCTTCTCTTTCTCCTACCCTTGCAAATTGCAATCATGGACATGAGAATCCTGATCAGGATCTTATCACATGCAATAGAAACAAAGATCCTGGGTGCAGAACTATAGGATTTCAATCCATTTTTCAGTCTTTGTATTGCCGAAAGACAACTACTCAAGAAGCTGCTGCGTTGAATGTTGATCATCCAACAGAAGGATTGAAAGAACATGAGCTGGATAATAAGATATGTGACTTGAATGCTACTCCAATAGCTTGTCGTATGGTGACCGGTAATGTTTACAAACGGTTTCTGCCATCAAATGATAGGTTCAATGAGTCTGCATCTGGCAATCAAGCTAGTCCAGTGATCAATTCTAAAGATTTATCTATGAACTTTGCTGACATTCAGGAAAATAACAGGAGTAACTCTACAGTGAACAAAAATTCATGCAATTTGGCAACTGATAATGAGAAAGATGGAACAGGCTCCAATTCTTCTCAGGGTAAACATAAGACATACAGTattgagaaaattgattctgaaccACCATTTGAAGGAAAGATAGCCTGTAAGTTTGGTCACAAAGGTGACCCATTGGAAAGTTTGTTGATAGCTCGGTTTTCTCCAAAAAAGTCTGGTCCTTTGTTGAACCAGGATCCTTCCAAAAGAAGTACTGGTGAGGCTCTCGACTGCTCTTCTGATGGCCGGAGGCAGAAACCTCAAATGCTGAACCCTCTTGTTTCTTTTGATGAGCATGAAAATGAAGAGCCTCAGCATGAGGGAAATAGTGGTACTGCTACTGACTCTTCATTTGGTTCCTCTAAAATCAAAGGACTCCATGATGAGAAGTCCATGTATAAACTGAAACCTATCATACCTGCCCCAAGATTCAAAAATTCGGAGGCAATGGCTTCTGTCTTTGCTGGGAGACTGGACGCCCTCAACCACTTTGCTCCATCAGATGAACCAGCTCATGCAATCATGACCTGCCTTTTTTGTGGCATAAAGGGTCACCATTTGCAAGAATGTTCAGGGATAACTGATACTGAGCTTGAAGATCTTCTGAgaaatattaattcatataatGGGGTAAAAGAATTGACTTGTGTGTGTATCAGATGCTTTCAGCTCAACCATTGGGCTGTTGCATGTCCTGGTGCATGTTCAAGAGTAAGGAATCAAGCAGAATGTGATGCTTCTTTGGTCAACCAATGCGGTCCTAGCAAAATGGAGTTTAATGCAAGAAATGAAGACAATACAAGGATAAAAGATACTACTGCTGGTCCACTTGCAGTTTGTGACAGGAATGATTCTGCAATGGAGAAAAATCTGAATTTGACCTGGAAATTGAATGAAGCTGTTAATTCtggaaaaataaaattgaatgtAAAATTTGTTGGCAAAGAAATTGCTTCAAGTTCCAGGGAGAAAAAGTTGAAAGAAAACCTACTGGCACCTTTATGTGAATCTGGCAAGGGCCAGATTTCTGAAGTACCAAAGGGAATCTTTGATGCCATAAGAAAGCTTCGTTTGTCCCGAACAGATATTCTCAA ATGGACAAACTCCCACATGCCACTCCCACATCTTGATGGTTTCTTCTTGCGCTTGCGTCTTGGGAAGTGGAAAGAGGGACTTGGGGAAACTGGATATTATGTAGCTTGCATTATTG GAGCACAAATGGAGAGTTCACCacataaatccaaaaaatctATTGGTGTCAACCTTGGTGGAATCAAATGTCTAGTTGAAAGTCAATATGTCTCCAACCATGATTTCCTTGAG GATGAGCTTGTGGCGTGGTGGGCTGCTACCTCAAGGAGTGGTGGCAAGTTGCCTTCCAAAGAAGATTTAAGATTGAAAGTTGAAGAGAAGAAAATGTTAGGATTTTAG